The Malus domestica chromosome 10, GDT2T_hap1 genome contains a region encoding:
- the LOC103449792 gene encoding cold-regulated 413 plasma membrane protein 1-like: MAKKQSYLKMMTESDAADLISSDFKELGAAAKKLAGHAVRLGSLGFGTAFLKWVASFAAIYLLILDRTNWKSNILTGLLIPYIFFTLPSILFNIFRGEIGKWIALVGVVLRLFFPKRFPEWLELPAALILLIVVAPSLFANTLRGDWIGVVICLLIAGYLLQEHIRAAGGFRDAFTKAGGISNTVGIIILFVYPVWAIVLYIL; encoded by the exons ATGGCAAAAAAACAGAGCTacttgaagatgatgactgAATCTGATGCCGCCGATTTGATCAGCAGCGATTTCAAAGAGCTCGGCGCTGCTGCTAAGAAGCTCGCCGGCCACGCCGTCCGCCTCGGCAGCTTGGGATTCGGAACTGCTTTTCTCAAATGGGTTGCTTCGTTTGCTGCAAT CTATCTGTTGATCTTGGATCGAACAAACTGGAAATCGAACATTCTTACAGGGCTATTGATCCCCTACATTTTCTTTACCCTTCCTTCAATATTGTTCAACATCTTCAG GGGAGAGATTGGAAAATGGATTGCTCTCGTTGGTGTTGTCTTACGGCTTTTCTTCCCTAAACGTTTCCCAG AGTGGCTGGAATTGCCCGCAGCGTTGATTCTTCTTATAGTGGTTGCTCCTAGTTTATTTGCGAACACTCTGAGAGGCGACTGGATTGGTGTTGTAATATGCCTTCTCATCGCCGGTTATTTGCTGCAAGAACACATCCGGGCAGCTGGTGGGTTCAGAGACGCTTTCACCAAAGCTGGTGGAATATCGAACACTGTTGGCATAATCATTCTGTTCGTCTACCCTGTTTGGGCCATTGTACTTTATATCTTATAG